In the genome of Phaeodactylum tricornutum CCAP 1055/1 chromosome 20, whole genome shotgun sequence, one region contains:
- a CDS encoding predicted protein, translating to MMQDENEIILTREENIPLSDVEESPHFMESSLTTQRKKADLAATAALDHNDGDATSLQSAQNRLSIKLSQKPTPSWRQALADTLFERNYEKKKLFNAYSYSSNTSTSTFTLISGQTGSGKTRLAQTLRKPVEDAGGYFLTGKFDQLRRPVPYIAYGSAFTEFTHQVIARGKDTTQSMRDRINIAVGNEAHVLTSVIPALEILIGKKDDEESSMQRDEAIQRWLFTFRRFTRAVCSPEEPVVLLLDDLHFADKCSLDILAFMVADSENRGLVVIGTCDDSEITAESYLSTKLREMEDKSQAEITNIALGNMGKEAVNHVISEIMGSKDSKAVTEFGNLVWRQTEGNVFYLIELLRWLHNSDLLYFDDKSAEWVWDAEEIDITLSDRKLNGFLFDRLQQLPRHLKDVLKVASCLGPYPDAVLIEHVLDLSVGHLLEEAKELGILSYDEHTRSYMFENDCAQQAAYELIPVHEKELFHLEVGRRLWRKLSSKDELDRNIFQILSQMQFGRRLIARDNEKIRVASLCHVAGLKAARCSTFRVANAFLSFGVSLLSSRSWRDNYDLSLALYNATAETEMCLANFEAMENLLKDIFIHARSFRDKLPAYSTQMYALNVRDRQRESLDLGVEVLRGLGEKFPRRYCKARLLSELRSVKILLRGKSDEQLLRLPAIQRNDKLQALQVLQLMVLTALSTHPDLAPFVISRMVKITLEYGMSPFASGAFATYAMIRIPLGPYGNVDEAIRFGNLGMAVLERYNILEYAPRVYAAYYGCVWCWKFPLKDSMEPLLRAHRIGIQTGDSEFAVLCADLYLMNALEGGVPLDAIDREWTGFFDLMVSRRHETAIAFTLPWAQAIHHFMGYTDNPLLSKGDLVDYDEAMERSVQRQAFIQVVSISCTRMMVSYVFNDYDQAARSAETLPDLLKIPPSFERVSTLFYSTLTFLAVARTGKNVRRHVGKAKEAIKTFRRWATDSPKNCLDKLFLLQAELFSVLGKHSRAYEKYIASIACAKDQGFLLTHALANERAARHLYGLGRTDEAFLFFENACKCYGEWHGHAKVTRLKAEVEELFS from the coding sequence ATGATGCAAGATGAGAATGAAATTATCTTAACGCGCGAAGAGAATATACCGTTGTCTGATGTCGAAGAATCGCCGCACTTTATGGAATCCTCGTTAACGACACAGCGAAAAAAGGCCGACTTGGCTGCGACCGCTGCTCTAGACCACAATGATGGCGACGCTACATCGCTCCAAAGTGCGCAAAACAGATTATCCATCAAGCTATCACAGAAACCAACTCCCTCGTGGAGACAGGCTTTAGCAGATACGTTGTTTGAGCGGAATtatgaaaagaagaaactttTTAATGCGTATTCCTACTCCAGCAATACTTCGACGAGCACCTTCACGCTGATTTCTGGCCAGACCGGCAGTGGCAAAACGCGCCTTGCACAAACGTTGCGGAAGCCTGTCGAGGATGCGGGCGGTTATTTCCTGACAGGGAAGTTCGACCAACTTCGCCGTCCTGTTCCTTATATAGCGTACGGATCCGCGTTTACAGAATTTACACATCAGGTTATTGCCCGTGGAAAGGATACTACACAATCGATGCGTGACCGGATCAATATCGCAGTAGGCAACGAAGCACACGTCTTGACAAGCGTCATACCTGCTTTGGAAATTCTGATCGGTaaaaaagacgacgaagaatccaGCATGCAACGGGATGAAGCTATACAACGTTGGTTGTTTACTTTTCGACGTTTTACGAGAGCGGTATGTTCGCCTGAAGAACCTGTGGTTCTTTTGCTAGATGATCTTCACTTTGCCGACAAGTGCTCGCTCGACATTCTTGCCTTTATGGTGGCAGACTCTGAAAATCGAGGCTTGGTGGTCATTGGAACGTGCGACGACAGCGAGATTACGGCCGAGAGCTACTTGTCTACAAAGCTTCGAGAAATGGAAGATAAATCCCAAGCCGAAATAACGAACATTGCGCTCGGCAACATGGGCAAAGAAGCCGTAAATCATGTGATTTCGGAAATAATGGGATCGAAGGACAGCAAAGCAGTGACCGAGTTTGGAAATCTTGTTTGGCGTCAAACAGAAGGAAATGTTTTTTATCTCATCGAATTGCTACGATGGCTTCACAACTCAGACCTTCTCTATTTTGACGACAAGTCCGCTGAATGGGTGTGGGATGCAGAGGAAATCGATATAACACTATCGGATCGGAAACTCAATGGCTTCTTGTTCGATAGGCTACAGCAGCTTCCACGACATTTAAAAGACGTCCTTAAAGTCGCGTCTTGCCTGGGTCCGTATCCTGATGCTGTTCTTATAGAGCACGTCCTTGACCTTTCGGTTGGCCATTTGTTGGAAGAAGCTAAGGAGCTTGGTATCTTAAGTTATGATGAACATACTAGAAGTTACATGTTCGAAAACGATTGTGCACAGCAAGCTGCGTACGAACTGATTCCTGTACACGAAAAAGAACTTTTCCATTTGGAAGTGGGACGTCGCTTGTGGCGAAAGCTTTCAAGTAAAGACGAGCTCGACAGAAATATCTTTCAAATCCTGTCTCAAATGCAATTCGGTCGTCGATTGATAGCAAGAGACAACGAGAAAATAAGAGTGGCATCGCTCTGTCATGTCGCTGGACTAAAAGCTGCAAGATGCTCTACTTTTCGAGTCGCAAATGCCTTCCTTTCGTTTGGTGTCAGCTTGTTAAGCTCACGAAGCTGGAGAGACAATTACGACCTATCACTAGCACTTTACAATGCAACTGCTGAAACAGAGATGTGCCTCGCAAACTTCGAGGCCATGGAAAATCTGCTGAAGGACATATTTATCCATGCTCGTTCGTTTCGAGACAAGCTTCCGGCATACAGCACACAAATGTATGCTTTGAATGTACGGGACCGGCAGCGCGAATCATTGGATCTTGGGGTCGAAGTTCTCAGAGGACTTGGTGAAAAGTTTCCTCGTCGTTACTGCAAAGCGAGGCTGTTATCGGAATTGCGAAGTGTCAAGATTTTGCTTCGTGGCAAGAGCGACGAACAATTGTTGCGCTTGCCTGCGATACAAAGGAATGACAAGCTCCAAGCCCTGCAAGTTCTACAGCTTATGGTCCTTACTGCTCTTTCCACTCATCCAGACCTTGCTCCGTTTGTTATTTCTCGTATGGTCAAAATCACGCTGGAATACGGTATGAGTCCTTTCGCTTCCGGCGCCTTTGCAACATACGCAATGATACGTATCCCATTGGGACCGTATGGTAACGTTGACGAAGCCATTCGATTCGGAAACCTGGGGATGGCTGTACTCGAGAGGTACAACATATTAGAATATGCGCCGCGCGTGTACGCTGCATACTACGGATGCGTCTGGTGCTGGAAGTTTCCTTTGAAGGATTCAATGGAACCCTTGCTTCGAGCTCACCGAATTGGTATTCAAACCGGCGACTCTGAGTTTGCGGTTCTTTGCGCCGATCTCTACCTCATGAATGCACTCGAAGGGGGCGTACCACTTGATGCTATCGATCGTGAGTGGACTGGTTTCTTTGATCTCATGGTGTCGCGGCGACACGAGACAGCCATAGCATTTACTCTTCCTTGGGCTCAAGCGATTCACCACTTTATGGGGTACACGGACAATCCATTGCTTTCTAAGGGTGATTTGGTTGATTACGACGAGGCTATGGAGCGTAGCGTTCAACGGCAAGCGTTCATTCAAGTTGTTTCGATCAGCTGCACTCGTATGATGGTTTCCTACGTTTTTAATGACTATGATCAAGCCGCAAGATCGGCTGAGACACTTCCTGATCTGCTAAAAATTCCGCCTAGTTTCGAACGAGTATCAACACTTTTCTATTCTACGTTGACATTTCTCGCCGTTGCACGGACTGGTAAAAATGTGCGACGACACGTTGGCAAGGCAAAGGAAGCCATCAAGACGTTTCGACGTTGGGCGACGGATTCGCCCAAGAATTGCCTTGACAAGCTCTTTTTACTGCAAGCTGAGCTTTTTTCCGTCCTCGGAAAACATTCCCGAGCATACGAAAAATACATTGCCTCAATTGCGTGTGCCAAGGACCAAGGATTTTTGCTGACGCACGCCTTAGCCAACGAGCGTGCGGCTCGCCATTTGTATGGTCTTGGGCGTACCGACGAAGCTTTTCTGTTCTTTGAAAATGCGTGCAAGTGCTACGGCGAGTGGCATGGGCATGCTAAAGTCACACGACTCAAAGCCGAAGTTGAAGAACTTTTTTCTTGA
- a CDS encoding predicted protein: MFRSSRRMELLGLGLLLVWSSFGSAFVPVSRTVKQNARLTLASLATRATKTVLFGAPANSTSADDEELIRLIRGPLGAKTPRPKPKTIIILSDQTGVTAKSAVGKSLEQFNGCDQRFINLREEDETESSLQSVDERDDDEDCINVGTRVYPFLKTDSQIASVLKAAHDKDVIVVFTLADPELRDATIRMCELSQVEYVDLLGPMFSSMTSFFGRAPLGKVTQMPSSPYTKAGKIIKRRKLSDDYYRRIDAVEFTLKCDDGMKPRLLKEADVILLGVSRTGKTPLSVVLAQTMGLKVANIPLVVDLPPPVQLFSDDIDPQRVFLLTLDEQDLMRIRRYRLNRELKHASTVGASSSSYADPDYLQADLAHARDLARKQGYTVIDVTGRAVEETASLIQSYLNDRFPELTQQDG; encoded by the coding sequence ATGTTTCGGAGCAGCAGGAGGATGGAACTTCTCGGCCTCGGGCTCCTGCTGGTTTGGTCCAGTTTTGGCTCGGCCTTTGTACCCGTCTCCCGTACTGTAAAGCAGAATGCTCGGCTTACGTTGGCGTCGTTGGCGACGAGAGCAACGAAAACTGTCTTATTCGGCGCGCCCGCAAATTCTACAAGTgcggacgatgaagaatTGATTCGACTTATTCGGGGTCCGCTGGGGGCAAAAACACCCCGGCCCAAACCAAAGACGATCATCATATTGTCCGACCAAACCGGCGTCACGGCCAAATCGGCCGTCGGAAAAAGCCTCGAGCAGTTCAACGGTTGCGACCAACGTTTCATCAATCTACGTGAGGAAGACGAAACCGAAAGCTCTTTGCAGAGCGTAGATGAACgggacgatgacgaagactgCATCAACGTCGGCACCCGGGTCTATCCTTTTTTGAAAACAGACTCCCAGATCGCGTCTGTTTTAAAAGCCGCCCATGATAAGGACGTGATTGTTGTGTTCACCTTGGCCGATCCTGAGCTTCGGGACGCAACGATCCGGATGTGCGAGCTATCGCAGGTCGAGTACGTAGACTTGCTGGGGCCCATGTTTTCCTCGATGACGAGTTTTTTTGGGCGTGCTCCCTTGGGTAAAGTTACCCAGATGCCATCCTCCCCGTACACCAAAGCAGGAAAGATCATCAAACGGCGGAAGCTTTCGGACGATTATTATCGCCGCATTGATGCCGTCGAGTTTACTTTGAAATGCGACGATGGCATGAAACCAAGACTACTCAAGGAGGCGGACGTAATACTGTTGGGTGTCTCCCGCACAGGCAAAACACCCTTATCCGTCGTCCTGGCCCAAACCATGGGACTCAAAGTAGCCAATATTCCACTTGTGGTTGATCTGCCACCACCGGTGCAATTGTTCTCCGATGATATCGACCCCCAGCGAGTGTTTCTGTTGACGCTGGATGAGCAGGATTTAATGCGGATACGCCGGTATCGGTTGAATCGGGAACTAAAGCACGCCTCAACGGTTGGtgcgtcgtcttcttcgtacGCCGATCCCGACTATTTACAAGCGGATTTGGCGCACGCTCGGGATCTGGCACGGAAGCAAGGGTATACAGTAATTGATGTGACTGGTAGGGCGGTGGAAGAAACGGCGAGCTTGATCCAATCCTATCTGAACGATCGCTTTCCGGAGCTGACGCAGCAGGATGGCTAG
- a CDS encoding predicted protein → MNSNLSSPLSLASISSSDVFRPTRRLQDLFGFQQYHHDDNSEDQVLTEIEADWHAIVDAGYSWCDVSRVLEGRVVWLNHENRDGDVFLASRTTEVSWIGFLTRNTIESSTTCQFSIDVAYSNGGKCTLNDAPTARNVGIYSDSVTRAAQVLQDILSQLVGSQNCPSTPSFEEVTLACCHGNTGDRTLPLTASLLKKWLWDGSESISSPLRRLVFCNVVLSAEQCRAITQATSFSTRNMELRLERCTFEDDGETLVQILRQSDSAIRRWSFWNGLGMSTNASLNFFAALGESDQLDSLDLFCIPLEPTQWEKMVACIAQSQSIQNLRLFCRRGISNGQWNMLCEALRDHHAIRKLSVRYAFPFSVPHLSEEARNRRTQILLQALQDNHTLVNVQLSSQEHDLELYHPALRATLLLNRYRPLWSTLWHPPETASFDPAHCQAARLVHVLTRPCLQNNPVEIHLILRST, encoded by the exons ATGAACTCGAATCTTTCGTCGCCTCTTTCTCTCGCGAGTATATCCTCCTCCGACGTCTTCCGCCCAACGAGGCGCCTTCAGGATCTGTTCGGTTTCCAACAATACCACCACGATGACAACAGTGAAGATCAAGTCTTGACCGAAATCGAAGCAGATTGGCATGCTATTGTAGACGCGGGATACTCGTGGTGTGATGTTTCGCGAGTTCTTGAAGGACGGGTGGTCTGGTTGAATCATGAAAATAGGGATGGTGACGTATTCTTGGCATCCCGTACCACCGAAGTGTCCTGGATAGgatttttgacgagaaaTACTATTGAGTCCTCCACAACTTGCCAGTTTTCCATTGATGTCGCTTACAGTAACGGAGGAAAATGTACATTAAATGACGCTCCAACCGCACGAAACGTTGGGATTTACTCCGATTCTGTCACGCGGGCGGCACAAGTACTCCAAGATATTCTCAGCCAGCTGGTAGGATCTCAGAACTGTCCTTCGACACCGTCATTCGAGGAAGTCACACTAGCCTGTTGTCATGGGAATACAGGAGACAGGACTCTGCCCCTAACTGCCTCTCTGTTGAAGAAATGGCTATGGGATGGCAGTGAAAGTATATCATCACCTCTCCGACGCTTAGTTTTTTGCAATGTTGTACTTTCCGCCGAGCAATGTCGAGCCATCACGCAGGCAACATCGTTTAGCACTAGGAACATGGAACTAAGGCTGGAGCGATGCACATTTGAAGACGACGGAGAAACCTTGGTGCAAATACTACGCCAAAGCGATTCTGCTATTCGTCGATGGAGCTTTTGGAATGGACTCGGAATGAGTACGAACGCTAGCTTGAATTTTTTTGCCGCGTTGGGCGAGTCGGACCAGCTCGACAGCCTTGATCTTTTTTGCATCCCCTTAGAGCCAACACAGTGGGAGAAGATGGTCGCGTGCATTGCCCAAAGTCAGAGTATCCAAAACCTGCGATTGTTTTGCCGACGAGGGATATCGAACGGTCAATGGAATATGCTTTGTGAAGCTCTGCGAGATCACCATGCGATCCGGAAACTGTCGGTTAGGTATGCGTTTCCCTTTTCTGTACCTCATTTGTCAGAAGAGGCCAGAAATCGACGAACACAGATCCTGCTGCAAGCTTTGCAAGATAACCACACCTTGGTAAACGTACAACTTTCGAGTCAAGAACACGACTTGGAGTTGTACCATCCAGCGCTACGTGCTACTCTCCTCCTTAATCGGTACCGACCTTTGTGGTCGACGTTGTGGCATCCTCCAGAGACGGCATCATTCGATCCCGCACATTGTCAGGCGGCACGCCTGGTACACGTCTTGACCAGACCTTGCCTTCAAAATAATCCGGTCGAAATCCATTTAATACTTCGCTCCACT TGA
- a CDS encoding predicted protein, with product MLTSCLCRAWKANVVLERWTRVLHLLVRITAVLVVSSLFLFISESQSLLSFAKARSGRIATALRSSTVCPQKSHASNQPTSSHWWNESVWNDRPKYGEYGVCSWIPRNASVASLWNELLFQNNFLPYLQTVLFMNHKNTKTSREVLLDSEQDSLAWKVLLRTLLKPSFLQRAVKSQPHQTTWMKDVLQKIVPEKLSSGGPLRVLVLTTAIPNVGIKDCELDGSESDSCALWTAKLQSILDPSMVRITTLVAPSFATTEFYTERILAQPLFLRDAKHDSDHVPYDVIVHDLIRQDMALTERKHSLLLNVDFAERRLHAIQRFVRAVQKAESTTVFDCTGGSVRGRAPVVLFLDDYMGGYHDSILADSIQGRITQQVADHYQLGFISYSRAMQRNMWADGTRNIFGGGAMDPKGVATQRLEQTSILFTVLYSLLSYTVDSCRHGSRTEEDKSRPSFFSPNVQELANAVMPPYLGSNLTLINVKDQWQEEKDAQRERKMRFCVHAD from the coding sequence ATGTTAACAAGTTGCTTGTGCAGGGCATGGAAAGCCAATGTTGTTCTGGAACGTTGGACTCGAGTTCTCCACTTGCTTGTTCGAATCACTGCTGTGTTGGTTGTCTCGTCGCTCTTTCTTTTTATAAGCGAATCTCAAAGCCTCCTTTCCTTCGCAAAAGCGCGTTCGGGTCGTATCGCTACTGCGCTTCGATCATCCACGGTCTGTCCTCAGAAGAGCCATGCTTCAAATCAGCCCACCTCGTCGCACTGGTGGAATGAGAGCGTATGGAACGATCGTCCAAAATACGGCGAATATGGCGTTTGCTCCTGGATACCGCGAAACGCATCGGTCGCGAGTCTTTGGAATGAACTGCTGTTCCAGAACAATTTCTTGCCGTACCTTCAGACGGTGCTTTTTATGAACCACAAGAATACGAAGACGTCGAGGGAGGTCttgcttgacagtgagcaagATTCGTTGGCGTGGAAAGTTCTATTACGTACACTTTTAAAACCCTCCTTCTTGCAACGTGCCGTAAAGTCGCAACCACACCAAACGACTTGGATGAAAGACGTTCTGCAAAAGATTGTCCCCGAAAAGCTATCTTCGGGTGGGCCACTCCGGGTATTAGTGCTGACAACAGCTATTCCCAACGTGGGCATAAAAGACTGCGAGCTCGATGGTAGTGAGTCCGACAGCTGCGCCTTATGGACGGCAAAGCTGCAATCTATCTTGGATCCATCAATGGTCCGCATTACGACGCTTGTCGCTCCAAGCTTCGCTACAACAGAGTTCTACACAGAGCGCATACTTGCGCAACCCTTGTTTTTGCGTGATGCTAAACACGACAGCGATCACGTGCCGTATGATGTCATCGTTCACGATTTAATTCGTCAAGATATGGCCTTGACCGAGCGGAAACATAGTTTGTTGCTGAACGTCGACTTTGCTGAACGCCGACTTCATGCCATCCAACGGTTTGTGAGGGCTGTACAGAAAGCTGAATCCACCACCGTCTTTGATTGCACCGGTGGCTCGGTGCGAGGTCGAGCGCCAGTTGTGTTGTTTTTAGACGACTATATGGGCGGTTACCACGATAGCATCTTGGCCGATTCCATACAAGGTCGCATAACGCAACAAGTCGCAGATCATTACCAGTTAGGCTTTATATCGTATTCCCGCGCCATGCAGCGAAATATGTGGGCTGATGGGACGCGCAACATTTTTGGGGGAGGTGCCATGGACCCGAAAGGAGTGGCTACCCAAAGGCTTGAACAAACTTCAATTTTGTTCACTGTACTGTACAGTCTTTTGTCTTATACAGTCGACTCATGTAGGCACGGCAGTCGTACGGAAGAGGACAAGTCGAGGCCCTCGTTTTTCTCTCCGAACGTGCAGGAGCTTGCGAATGCTGTCATGCCTCCTTATTTGGGTTCCAATTTAACTTTGATCAATGTGAAAGATCAATGGCAAGAGGAAAAAGATGCACAACGAGAACGTAAAATGCGATTCTGTGTACATGCAGATTGA
- a CDS encoding predicted protein, with product MSCHFPPEATLQEAILILWCQTKELCRSIWHRILHIAIRPLQQRKQLRIRTSTLGSLPELEEVAKPISESLSSSAQPQFNNDIFDSVGEEKKEYASLESLDAIVSEIASSQSSREPLGAAKDGNGLPHHPIDWSNQELEPAFLNDSDYPPGWMVYHSLLGVVAKNEAEEYERRLSKNPTPEVQEEGANELSHGASPAFLKVEGDCEDYTPRISEA from the coding sequence ATGAGCTGTCACTTCCCTCCCGAAGCTACCCTCCAAGAAGCGATACTAATACTGTGGTGCCAAACAAAAGAGTTGTGCCGGTCAATATGGCACCGTATTTTACACATTGCTATAAGACCTTTGCAACAGCGAAAGCAGTTGCGAATACGAACGAGCACCTTGGGGTCACTCCCGGAGCTGGAAGAGGTGGCAAAACCCATTAGCGAGTCATTGTCGTCCTCTGCGCAGCCGCAGTTTAACAACGATATCTTTGACTCCGTAGGAGAAGAGAAAAAAGAGTACGCTTCTTTGGAATCGTTAGATGCTATCGTTTCCGAGATTGCGTCGTCACAATCCTCCCGAGAGCCTTTGGGAGCTGCAAAGGACGGCAATGGGCTTCCCCACCATCCGATCGACTGGAGCAACCAGGAACTCGAACCTGCTTTTTTGAACGATAGCGATTACCCGCCAGGATGGATGGTATATCACTCGCTCCTAGGAGTAGTAGCAAAAAATGAGGCTGAGGAATATGAGCGGCGGTTGTCGAAAAATCCAACGCCGGAGGTGCAGGAGGAAGGGGCGAACGAGTTGAGTCATGGCGCTAGCCCAGCTTTTCTCAAGGTGGAGGGTGACTGCGAAGACTATACACCAAGGATATCGGAAGCCTGA
- a CDS encoding predicted protein — protein sequence MSSIRDDSNTKGMTETIRNSENPSLARQPTNTRSVLSTRSTEVLKDGTGISDSLSNAADALPPPTTRSRTLWEKQPYMLAYGAAISIFSPTATAYQLCKLYKIRPATSQLVRLSISIFPHQTILKTLQMNVSTPVKEHLNPWAAFAVVGVLQGGVYGQANVSFANALKVGKVASMAGVFRGVGFAGVRDTISQGVPFMCSRWIREHTLDQWFPTSADAEEDATMRGVKQWTSVISTSIVATYMSQGLHNCQTTMQADQSLSYVQAVRKVFTQHGTMGLVRGGEARVGLLLIVNILNELLLKPAWAPVPIES from the coding sequence ATGAGCTCCATTCGCGACGACAGCAACACCAAGGGCATGACGGAGACCATCCGGAATAGTGAGAATCCGTCGTTGGCTCGGCAGCCGACAAACACGCGCAGCGTCCTCTCCACCCGTTCCACGGAAGTTCTCAAGGACGGAACCGGAATTAGCGACAGTCTTTCCAACGCAGCGGACGCGTTACCACCTCCCACGACTCGTTCCCGGACGTTGTGGGAAAAGCAGCCCTACATGCTGGCGTACGGCGCCGCCATTTCCATCTTTTCCCCCACCGCCACGGCGTATCAACTCTGCAAACTCTACAAAATTCGACCCGCAACGTCGCAGCTAGTCCGCTTGAGCATTTCCATTTTCCCGCACCAAACCATCCTCAAAACGTTGCAGATGAACGTTTCCACGCCCGTCAAGGAGCACCTCAATCCGTGGGCGGCGTTTGCCGTCGTCGGTGTGTTGCAGGGCGGGGTCTATGGACAGGCCAACGTCAGCTTTGCCAACGCTTTGAAAGTAGGCAAGGTAGCTTCCATGGCGGGAGTCTTTCGGGGAGTCGGCTTTGCCGGCGTCCGCGACACCATTTCACAAGGTGTGCCCTTTATGTGTTCGCGCTGGATCCGCGAACATACCTTGGATCAATGGTTCCCCACCAGCGCGGATGCCGAAGAGGACGCGACCATGCGGGGAGTCAAGCAGTGGACGTCCGTTATTTCGACCTCCATTGTGGCCACCTACATGAGTCAAGGATTGCACAACTGCCAAACCACCATGCAGGCGGATCAGAGCTTGTCCTACGTTCAAGCCGTCCGGAAAGTGTTTACTCAACACGGCACTATGGGATTAGTCCGTGGTGGGGAAGCTCGTGTCGGACTCCTGTTGATTGTCAATATTTTGAACGAACTCTTACTCAAACCCGCGTGGGCACCCGTGCCCATTGAGTCCTAA